One Aegilops tauschii subsp. strangulata cultivar AL8/78 chromosome 7, Aet v6.0, whole genome shotgun sequence genomic window carries:
- the LOC109775795 gene encoding uncharacterized protein codes for MASSSSAPRMPAAVCAVLILLLLSVAVPCCEADLLQVIVSGGRRMLAGGSNAAALSRQVETTAASSTWRAAAGRATAAMPYSESKRSSPGGPDPQHH; via the coding sequence ATGGCGTCCAGCTCGAGCGCGCCGAGGATGCCCGCCGCGGTGTGCGCCGTGCTCATCCTGCTGCTGCTGTCCGTCGCCGTCCCGTGCTGCGAGGCCGACCTCCTGCAGGTAATAGTGTCTGGCGGCCGGAGAATGCTGGCCGGTGGGAGCAATGCCGCCGCCTTGTCGCGGCAGGTGGAGACGACTGCCGCCAGTAGCACGTGGCGGGCAGCAGCTGGGAGGGCGACGGCGGCCATGCCGTACTCCGAGTCGAAGAGGTCCAGCCCCGGCGGCCCGGACCCTCAGCACCACTAA